One part of the Glycine max cultivar Williams 82 chromosome 14, Glycine_max_v4.0, whole genome shotgun sequence genome encodes these proteins:
- the LOC100787642 gene encoding la protein 1 gives METFFGQYAKVNSVRLPRHVGDKKFFCGTALDEFSLDEEKEKVLKQSLVYAGAELELKPKKDFDAQREKELEEHENFRPPVGSGHQNNTNTEANYPKGLLIAFKLKSISDEVPSSQNNIDKQANGSNFVSKTDQQNPSEIAAKDSDQKISENVENYKENNGVSFGKETQGEEKSKETDGKNSAAAHKDNKDVVSREDLKCVFEKFGTVKYIDFKIGEKSGYIWFEEPEAAQKARAAAVLSEKEGLVVKNYIATLDPVTGEAEREYWTLLRGNQEKIRGCTKYRGSMVEGENTPGPERMYLQ, from the exons ATGGAGACATTCTTTGGTCAATATGCCAAG GTTAACAGTGTTCGGTTGCCTCGCCATGTTGGAGACAAAAAGTTCTTTTGTGGCACTGCCCTTGATGAGTTCTCATTagatgaagaaaaggaaaaagttttgaagCAAAGTCTGGTCTATGCGGGGGCTGAGCTAGAATTAAAGCCAAA GAAGGACTTTGATGcacaaagagaaaaggaattaGAAGAGCATGAAAATTTTCGGCCACCTGTGGGTTCAGGTCATCAGAATAACACAAATACAGAAGCAAA TTACCCTAAGGGCTTACTTATAGCCTTCAAACTAAAGAGCATTTCTGACGAAGTTCCTTCGAGTCAAAATAACATTGATAAACAAGCCAATGGTAGTAATTTTGTCTCCAAAACAGATCAACAAAATCCGTCTGAAATTGCTGCCAAGGACAGTGATCAAAAGATATCAGAAAATGTTGAGaattataaagaaaacaatGGAGTGAGTTTTGGAAAAGAGACACAAGGTGAAGAAAAGAGCAAAGAAACTGATGGAAAAAATTCTGCTGCTGCTCACAAGGACAACAAGGATGTTGTCTCACGTGAGGATTTGAAGTGTGTCTTTGAGAAGTTTGGTACTGTGAAG TacattgatttcaagattggaGAAAAGTCAGGATACATTTGGTTTGAAGAACCTGAAGCTGCTCAGAAAGCTCGTGCTGCTGCTGTTCTTTCTGAAAAGGAGGGCTTAGTTGTGAAGAATTATATTGCTACTCTAGATCCAGTGACTG GTGAGGCTGAGAGAGAATACTGGACCCTGCTTCGTGGTAATCAAGAAAAGATTCGAGGATGTACAAAATACCGGGGAAG CATGGTAGAGGGGGAAAATACTCCCGGTCCAGAGAGAATGTATCTGCAGTAG
- the LOC102662655 gene encoding protein MAIN-LIKE 2-like, translated as MTGIVDAVDAEGVATDGSEGSPAVDEGFLGGLRDPLVLIGFAEHVAHSIWSGEERPKQKLVSHGRKVDKFGRPAPEIEGMIAATGLSPLIRCSVITTDLGLISSFVKRWHRETRTLHLPIGEMTITLDDVASLLHLPITSALHTFEPLVTSDMVMLLTELLEVSLEEARAETR; from the exons ATGACTGGCATTGTCGATGCTGTGGACGCAGAGGGAGTGGCTACTGATGGTAGTGAGGGTTCACCTGCTGTTGATGAGGGATTTCTTGGTGGGCTACGCGACCCATTGGTTTTGATTGGTTTTGCCGAGCACGTGGCACATAGCATCTGGAGTGGAGAG GAACGACCTAAGCAGAAGTTGGTCTCTCACGGTAGAAAAGTAGATAAATTTGGAAGACCAGCGCCTGAGATAGAAGGCATGATTGCGGCCACCGGATTGAGTCCATTGATTAGGTGTTCGGTAATCACCACTGATCTTGGACTTATATCCTCCTTCGTCAAGAGGTGGCATAGGGAGACCAGAACCTTACACTTGCCAATAGGAGAGATGACGATCACTCTGGATGACGTGGCGTCACTCCTACACCTTCCTATCACTAGCGCACTACATACCTTTGAGCCGCTGGTTACTTCCGATATGGTCATGCTGTTAACGGAGCTGCTTGAGGTCAGCCTCGAGGAGGCTAGAGCTGAGACCCGTTAG